The following proteins come from a genomic window of Limosilactobacillus reuteri:
- the nusB gene encoding transcription antitermination factor NusB, with amino-acid sequence MSLNRHMIREEAFQVLFALQSDPEADIQTVYEAIPHHDEKQIPPYLLTLVNGVREHQDQLDEQINDLLASGWTINRLAKPDLVILRLALFEIQYAENVPTVVAINEALEITKTFSSDKSRKFINGALGKFEKQVNENN; translated from the coding sequence ATGAGTTTGAACCGACACATGATTCGTGAGGAGGCTTTCCAAGTTCTCTTTGCTTTGCAATCAGATCCTGAAGCTGATATTCAAACCGTGTATGAGGCAATTCCTCATCATGACGAAAAGCAAATTCCTCCTTATTTACTGACTTTGGTAAATGGGGTGCGGGAACATCAAGATCAGCTCGATGAACAAATCAATGATCTTTTGGCAAGCGGATGGACCATCAACCGTTTAGCAAAACCAGATCTAGTGATTTTGCGGCTTGCTTTATTTGAAATTCAATACGCTGAAAATGTTCCAACAGTAGTAGCGATTAACGAAGCATTGGAAATTACGAAAACATTCAGCAGCGATAAGTCACGTAAATTTATCAATGGAGCTCTTGGTAAATTTGAAAAACAAGTCAACGAAAATAATTAA
- a CDS encoding tetrahydrofolate dehydrogenase/cyclohydrolase catalytic domain-containing protein, which translates to MTTIIDGKALAKRINAQTQELVAQLKEKQNIIPGIAVVIAGDDAASLIYTRNKHNKAIKLGINSILKKFPADVSQDELLAEIEKLNNDDTIDAILVQQPLPPQLDPEVITNAILPVKDVDGLNPLNLGKLFANQHGNYPVACTPRGIMRILAEYNIDLHGKNAVIVGRSILVGKPLLALLNNANATVTMAGRNTRDLSALTKTADILIVATGVPHLIKATDVKPGAVVIDVGINRLSDGKLTGDVDFEAVRAKAQAITPVPGGVGPMTIATLMEQTVDLAEWRHHG; encoded by the coding sequence GTGACAACAATTATTGATGGTAAGGCCCTTGCTAAAAGAATCAATGCCCAGACCCAAGAACTGGTAGCACAGTTAAAAGAAAAACAAAATATAATCCCGGGAATTGCAGTCGTAATTGCTGGTGATGATGCAGCAAGTTTAATCTATACCCGAAATAAACATAATAAGGCTATTAAGTTAGGAATCAATTCAATTTTAAAAAAATTTCCTGCTGATGTTAGCCAAGATGAGCTGCTTGCTGAAATTGAAAAGTTGAATAATGATGACACAATTGATGCCATCCTTGTTCAACAACCTCTTCCTCCTCAATTGGATCCAGAAGTAATTACTAATGCTATCTTACCAGTGAAGGATGTTGATGGTCTTAATCCTTTAAACTTAGGAAAATTATTTGCTAATCAGCATGGTAATTATCCCGTAGCTTGTACACCCCGTGGAATCATGCGGATATTAGCGGAATATAATATTGATTTACACGGGAAAAATGCGGTGATTGTTGGCCGGAGTATTTTAGTTGGTAAGCCTCTTTTAGCTCTTTTAAATAATGCTAACGCAACTGTGACGATGGCTGGCAGAAATACTCGTGATCTCTCTGCTTTAACGAAAACAGCAGATATTTTAATTGTGGCTACTGGTGTGCCTCACCTTATCAAGGCGACAGATGTAAAACCAGGAGCAGTAGTAATCGATGTGGGGATTAATCGTTTAAGCGATGGTAAACTGACGGGGGATGTTGACTTTGAAGCGGTAAGGGCAAAAGCTCAGGCAATCACTCCTGTTCCCGGTGGCGTAGGACCGATGACAATTGCAACGTTGATGGAACAAACAGTTGATTTAGCGGAGTGGAGGCATCATGGATAG
- the xseA gene encoding exodeoxyribonuclease VII large subunit produces the protein MDRSQYLTVSELTKYLKMKFDRDPYLHTVYLTGELSNFRLRQKHQYFSLKDDNAVIDAVMFEHQFRKIKFTPEQGMKVCVVGHVSLYEKSGRYQIYIDRMEPDGLGSLYLAFEQLKKKLSAEGLFNLPKKQIPMFPKRIAVVTSIDGAVIRDINTTVRRRYPIAQVVLYPTVVQGDKAAADIARQINRANDRGDFDTLIIGRGGGSMEDLWPFNEEVVARAIANSKIPVISSVGHETDTTIADLVADQRAATPTAAAELATPVKLNDVLLTLKEDQNRLLNTMQTKINFDRQQLNKQLQSYIFQQPERLYENYAQKVDQLTQQLSQATQNKMQDMRINVERLSGRLTAISPLHEVQQQEQLVNQLQKQLVTASLANQNEKKQQVTTLIKQLDSLSPLKIMSRGYTYVTSDERVVNHASQLTVGQNVHLHFDDGEVQAEIKKVKEH, from the coding sequence ATGGATAGAAGCCAGTATTTAACAGTTAGTGAATTAACTAAGTATTTGAAAATGAAATTTGACCGGGATCCCTACTTACATACGGTTTATTTAACCGGTGAGCTTTCTAATTTTCGTTTACGGCAAAAGCATCAGTATTTTAGTTTAAAAGACGATAATGCCGTGATTGATGCTGTAATGTTTGAACATCAATTCCGGAAAATTAAATTTACTCCCGAACAGGGGATGAAGGTTTGTGTAGTCGGTCATGTAAGCTTATATGAAAAAAGTGGTCGCTACCAGATTTATATTGACCGGATGGAGCCAGATGGTCTGGGATCTTTATACTTAGCTTTTGAGCAACTAAAAAAGAAATTGAGCGCTGAAGGCTTATTTAATTTACCTAAAAAACAGATTCCAATGTTTCCGAAACGAATTGCAGTTGTTACTAGTATTGATGGGGCAGTTATCCGGGATATTAATACGACTGTTCGACGACGTTATCCAATTGCCCAAGTTGTTTTATACCCCACTGTTGTTCAGGGGGATAAGGCAGCAGCGGATATTGCTAGGCAAATTAACCGTGCCAATGACCGTGGGGATTTTGACACCCTTATTATAGGTCGTGGTGGGGGATCAATGGAAGACTTATGGCCTTTTAATGAAGAAGTGGTTGCCCGTGCAATTGCTAATAGCAAAATTCCGGTCATTTCATCTGTTGGTCACGAAACAGATACAACAATCGCTGACCTTGTAGCCGATCAACGCGCTGCCACCCCCACTGCCGCTGCTGAGTTAGCAACACCGGTAAAATTAAACGATGTGTTACTGACACTTAAAGAAGACCAGAATCGTTTGTTAAATACGATGCAAACCAAAATTAATTTTGACCGCCAACAATTGAATAAACAGCTGCAAAGCTATATTTTTCAGCAACCGGAAAGATTGTATGAAAATTATGCGCAAAAGGTTGACCAACTAACTCAACAGTTAAGTCAAGCAACGCAAAATAAAATGCAAGACATGCGGATAAATGTGGAAAGATTAAGCGGGCGTCTAACGGCTATTTCTCCACTGCACGAGGTTCAACAACAAGAACAGTTAGTTAATCAGTTACAAAAACAATTAGTTACAGCCTCCCTTGCCAATCAAAATGAAAAGAAGCAACAAGTGACGACTCTTATTAAACAATTAGATTCACTGAGTCCCCTTAAAATTATGAGTCGGGGATATACGTATGTAACGAGTGATGAAAGGGTTGTTAATCATGCCAGTCAATTAACGGTTGGGCAAAATGTTCACCTGCATTTTGATGACGGGGAAGTTCAAGCAGAAATAAAAAAGGTAAAGGAGCACTAA
- a CDS encoding farnesyl diphosphate synthase, which translates to MSTPLPILKEQIENYLSKSLAADVDQATLRDAMNYSLMAGGKRLRPALTLATIEMLGGTLNDDLLRAASALELLHTYSLIHDDLPAMDNDDLRRGKPTNHCKFGAGMATLAGDGLLTLAFQWVTDNRLPANVRSQLTLELAKAAGPSGMVAGQARDIEGEHQHLNLNQLRYLHRQKTGALIRYAVLAGGIMMDQSAEIKQELATFGENYGLAFQIYDDLMDVLSTTEEMGKAVHKDADEQKNTYPGLLGVDGAKEQLQIALTAAGQNQKNLEKLTGKSFAGYDDLLAYFK; encoded by the coding sequence ATGAGTACACCATTGCCGATTTTAAAAGAACAGATTGAAAACTATCTCAGCAAGTCACTGGCCGCAGATGTTGATCAGGCAACTTTAAGGGATGCCATGAATTATTCCCTAATGGCTGGGGGCAAACGGCTGCGTCCGGCATTGACGCTTGCAACGATTGAGATGCTAGGGGGCACGCTTAATGATGATCTGCTTCGCGCAGCATCTGCGTTGGAATTGCTTCATACATATTCATTAATTCACGATGACCTTCCAGCAATGGACAATGATGATCTACGCCGCGGAAAGCCAACTAATCACTGTAAATTTGGAGCGGGCATGGCAACTTTAGCAGGAGATGGATTATTGACGTTGGCCTTTCAGTGGGTTACCGATAACCGCCTTCCAGCTAATGTTCGGAGCCAGTTGACCCTTGAACTTGCAAAAGCTGCGGGACCCTCTGGAATGGTTGCCGGCCAAGCACGGGATATTGAAGGTGAACACCAACATTTGAATTTAAACCAGTTAAGGTATTTACATCGCCAAAAAACGGGGGCATTAATTCGCTATGCTGTTTTGGCAGGTGGGATTATGATGGATCAATCTGCTGAAATTAAACAAGAACTAGCAACATTTGGTGAAAATTATGGGTTAGCATTTCAGATCTATGATGACTTAATGGATGTCCTCAGTACTACTGAAGAGATGGGGAAAGCTGTCCATAAAGATGCTGATGAGCAGAAGAATACTTATCCAGGATTACTTGGTGTAGATGGCGCAAAGGAGCAGTTACAGATAGCTTTAACAGCTGCTGGTCAAAATCAAAAGAATCTTGAAAAACTTACTGGTAAGTCATTTGCTGGCTATGATGACCTTTTAGCATATTTTAAATAA
- a CDS encoding Asp23/Gls24 family envelope stress response protein, whose protein sequence is MAEESKIVLSSEDKSLGTIQISPRVLEIIAGIAASEIDGVSKMYGSFANSVSELLGRSDRRRGVKLSSNDEKLSLDVDVYVEYGVSVPKVAAMIQDKVKQQITLMTDLKVKEVNVHIKGIVTSKEDQQVDPDDLFGEHLNDEAGE, encoded by the coding sequence ATGGCTGAAGAATCAAAGATTGTTTTAAGTAGTGAAGACAAGTCACTCGGGACAATTCAAATTTCGCCACGAGTTTTAGAAATTATTGCGGGGATTGCCGCAAGTGAAATCGATGGTGTTTCAAAGATGTATGGTTCATTTGCAAATAGCGTAAGTGAACTTTTGGGACGCTCTGATCGCCGGCGTGGGGTAAAGCTTTCCAGCAATGATGAAAAATTATCACTTGATGTGGATGTTTATGTTGAATACGGTGTCTCCGTTCCTAAAGTAGCGGCAATGATTCAAGATAAAGTTAAACAACAAATTACATTAATGACTGACCTAAAAGTAAAAGAGGTCAATGTTCATATTAAGGGAATCGTAACATCTAAAGAAGACCAACAAGTAGACCCTGATGACTTGTTTGGCGAACATCTTAATGACGAGGCTGGTGAATAA
- a CDS encoding exodeoxyribonuclease VII small subunit produces MATAKPTFEEQLAQLQQIVNHLEQGNVPLEEALQQFQEGIKLSKELQTKLTNAEKTLGHLIDDNGDEKVYEKQTDDPSNNGGGNRGFGSTDEQ; encoded by the coding sequence ATGGCAACAGCAAAACCAACATTTGAAGAACAATTAGCACAATTACAACAGATCGTTAATCACCTTGAACAGGGGAATGTGCCACTAGAAGAAGCCCTCCAACAGTTTCAAGAAGGAATCAAGCTTTCTAAGGAATTACAAACGAAGCTAACAAATGCTGAAAAAACGCTTGGCCACTTAATTGACGATAATGGTGATGAAAAAGTCTACGAAAAGCAAACCGATGACCCAAGCAATAATGGCGGCGGTAACCGTGGATTTGGTAGCACTGATGAACAATAA